The following is a genomic window from Salinibacterium sp. UTAS2018.
AGGCCGACATCAATCTTCCCGAGGCTGGCACGTACACGCTTAAGGGGGAAGAGGCTCTCGGCTTCTTGCGCTCGCGCCACGGCGTTGGTGACGGAAGTGACTTGACGCGAATTAGTTCGCAGCAGGTCTATCTGTCGTCTATGGTGCGCACCCTGAAGAGCTCCGACACTCTTGGCGACTACAAGAAGTTGTACAACTTGGCGGATGCCGCCATCGCGAACATGCAACTGTCGAACAGCCTTGCAGACGTGCCCACTATGGTGTCCATCGCCCTCGCACTCAAGGACATCCCGCTCGAACGAGTTCAGTTCGTCCAGTACCCCGGTACCACCGGCGGCTTTGGGGTCTACGAAGGCAAGGTTCAGCCCAACGAGTACCTCGGCGAGCAAATGATGGATCTCGTTCGTGCTGATACGCCGTTCACGACTGCCGACGACACTGATGGCACCGGCGCAACCATTGACCCTAACGCTCCCGAGCCCGAGGCGACGGATGACGCCGCTGACGGTGCGACGGGGGAGCCCACAGACGCTTCGACTGCTACTCCCGAAGAAGACATTGACGTCATCGACGTCCGCGGCCAAAGCGCCGCAACGTACAGCTGCTCGATCACCAACAGCTACTAAAGCGTTTAATTCTCAGCAGTTCTCAGGGCCATTTGGTACAACTGCTACAACAAGTGGTTGCTCGAAGGCAGCCGATATGACACTGCCCTCAGCGGCACTGAGTACAAGGGTGATAGCTAAGCGTGAAGAGGACTCTATCGATTTCGCTCGCTGAAGACGAGAGAGATCGAGAGCTAGCAGAGTGGGCTAGCCACGAGGCTGCTGAATGCGGTAGCGAAATTAATCGAACTCTGGCATTTGCGCGCTCGCTGGGGCGAGTTCCGCATCTTCTCGAGGGAGCCACTGCCTCCCTGTGGAGCGTGCTCGCGACGGTGGGAGCAGTCGACCTCACTGTCGCCCGGGCGGTCGAACCGCACCTCGATGCTCTGAGCATTCTCAAGGAAGCGGGAGTCTCGGCCGAGGACGATCTCGATGTTGCTGATGAGGCCACTTGGGGCGTATTCGCAGCGGAATCGTCGACCTCCGGAGTAAGCGCTAGCTTCTCAGACGGTGAATGGCGACTGGTCGGAACGAAGGCGTGGTGCTCCCTGGCCGGATCGCTCAGCCACGCTCTCGTGACGGCACAGACGTCCTCTTCGACCAGGCGGCTTTTCGCTGTCTCCCTCACGCAAGACAGCGTCGTTGTGCGAGACGGCGAGTGGCACGCGCGAGGGTTGACGGCGATCACGAGCGGCAGCGTCGACTTCAACGGTGCGTTTGCCCGGCCCATCGGCGCCGACGGCTGGTATCTCGAACGCCCCGGGTTCGCTTGGGGCGGTATCGGAGTGGCGGCATGTTGGTGGGGCGGTGCCGTTGGCATCGCTCGGAGGGCGATCTCTGCGAGTCGAGAACGGGAGCCCGATCAAATCGGGCTGATGCAGATCGGGGCTCTCGACCTTGCAATTCAGTCGTCACGCCTTGCGTTGGCGGCGGCGGCGGATGCTGTGGACGGCGATGATCTCGATCGCGACGCCGCAAGAATCGTTGGCTACCGAACTCGCGCGCGAGTGGCGCGGGACGTCGATGACGTGATCGAACGAGTGGGGCACGCGTTGGGCCCTGCGCCTCTCGCGCTGGAAGAGGAACATGCCCGTCGGGTGGCTGACCTCCAGCTCTATGTGAGGCAGCATCATGCGGAGCGCGACTACGCGAGTCTGGGGCGCAAGCTGCTCGCGGACGGACACTTCGCGTGGTGAAGTTCGATCACCGCGACCCGGGAACGTCTGAATCGCGGTGGCGGTCAAGCGCTTCGTGGCGCGCGGTGGAAGAGTTTGATGCGACCGGCATCGAGCGGCTCATCGTGGTGTCTGCTCATCCCGATGACGAAACCCTCGGCGCCGCCGGACTAATGAAGAGGGTCTCATCGACCGGCGGCAGTGTCACAGTTATCCTCGCGACGGACGGTGACAATTCTCATCCCTCGTCTCCGACGCACAGCGCCGCGCAGCTTCGAGCACGCCGTATTCGAGAGGTTCAAGAAGCGGTTGAATACCTCGCTCCGGGAAGCTCGATTGTGCGCCTGGGGCTTCGCGATGGCGCGCTCAAAGAAGATCCGGATGCTGTGCGCTCGGGAATCGAAAAGGTGATTGCTTCGGCAGAGGGCGAAGCGACGATCGCGGCGACGTGGCGGGGGGATGGCCACGGTGACCACCGGATTGTGGGAGAAGTGAGTGCCGAAGTAGCGTTTGCGCATCGCGCGAAATTGGTTGAATATCCGATTTGGCTGTGGCACTGGTCGTCGCCTGAAGACCGCGATATGCCCTGGGCTCGACTGCGCGCCTTTTCTCTCGACGACGAGGAACTAGTGGCTAAGCGTCAAGCAATTGCAGCGCACGCAAGTCAAGTCGCGCCACTGTCGGATGCCGTCGGGGATGAAGTCGTTCTTCGACCAGAGTTTGTTGAGCACTTCGAGCGGCGGGTAGAAGCGTTCATCGTCACCGCTGTCGAGGAGAGCGAGACTCTGAACCAGGGCTTCTTCGACAACTTCTACGGCGACAAAAAGGATCCCTGGGGCTTCGAAACTCGCTGGTACGAAGAGCGAAAAAGAGCGATCACTATGGCTAGCCTGCCCCGAGAGAGGTTCGGTCAGGCGCTCGAGGTCGGATGTTCGATCGGGATGCTGAGCGCGCAACTTGCTCCACGGTGCGACAGTCTTCTCGCCACCGATCTTTCGGCTAAGCCGCTCGAGATCGCCCGCGAACGGTTAGCCAACCACCCACAGGTGTCCTTTCATCACGCGGCTACCGCAGAAGAGTGGCCGGATGGCGCGTTCGACCTCATCGTGCTGTCTGAGGTGGGGTACTACTTCGACGTCGCTGCGCTCGACCGGGTGCTTTCTCGCGCGGCTGCCAGCCTGACCCCGGATGGCGTTCTGGTCGCCTGCCACTGGCGACACCCCGTCGCGGAGTATCCCCTCAGCGGCGATCAGGTGCATCAGCGGCTCAGCGAGGTCGAGCAATTGGAGCGCATCGTGCAGCATTGCGAAGAGGATTTCATCCTTGAGATCTTTGGCCAGCGTCCGGCGCGCTCGGTAGCCCAGCAAACGGGGCTCGTATGAGTGCGCCGCTTTCAGGGA
Proteins encoded in this region:
- a CDS encoding acyl-CoA dehydrogenase family protein, translating into MKRTLSISLAEDERDRELAEWASHEAAECGSEINRTLAFARSLGRVPHLLEGATASLWSVLATVGAVDLTVARAVEPHLDALSILKEAGVSAEDDLDVADEATWGVFAAESSTSGVSASFSDGEWRLVGTKAWCSLAGSLSHALVTAQTSSSTRRLFAVSLTQDSVVVRDGEWHARGLTAITSGSVDFNGAFARPIGADGWYLERPGFAWGGIGVAACWWGGAVGIARRAISASREREPDQIGLMQIGALDLAIQSSRLALAAAADAVDGDDLDRDAARIVGYRTRARVARDVDDVIERVGHALGPAPLALEEEHARRVADLQLYVRQHHAERDYASLGRKLLADGHFAW
- a CDS encoding PIG-L family deacetylase yields the protein MKFDHRDPGTSESRWRSSASWRAVEEFDATGIERLIVVSAHPDDETLGAAGLMKRVSSTGGSVTVILATDGDNSHPSSPTHSAAQLRARRIREVQEAVEYLAPGSSIVRLGLRDGALKEDPDAVRSGIEKVIASAEGEATIAATWRGDGHGDHRIVGEVSAEVAFAHRAKLVEYPIWLWHWSSPEDRDMPWARLRAFSLDDEELVAKRQAIAAHASQVAPLSDAVGDEVVLRPEFVEHFERRVEAFIVTAVEESETLNQGFFDNFYGDKKDPWGFETRWYEERKRAITMASLPRERFGQALEVGCSIGMLSAQLAPRCDSLLATDLSAKPLEIARERLANHPQVSFHHAATAEEWPDGAFDLIVLSEVGYYFDVAALDRVLSRAAASLTPDGVLVACHWRHPVAEYPLSGDQVHQRLSEVEQLERIVQHCEEDFILEIFGQRPARSVAQQTGLV